GGTCCGGCTCCGTCCAGCGGGCAAGGTTCGTCTCGGCATCGGTGTCGATGACGAACGAGGCGAAGTACCGGCCCGCCGCGTCCACGATCACCGTCACACTCGACGGAGTCACCGGCAGGACCCGCGACCACTTCACCTTCACCTCGCCGATCTTCGGCAACGACAGCCGCCCGCCCCCAGTGATCTTCCAGCGGGCGTTCGCGGTGAACCGGATCGCCTGCCGGGAATCCTTGCGCGACCTGAAACGCGGAGCACCCACCCGCTTCCCCTTGCGCTCCCCCTTCAGCGAGGCGAAGAAGTTCCGGTACGCGGCCTGCACGTCCCGCAGCGCCTGCTGCAGGACGACCGAGGAAACCTCGGCCAGCCAGGACCGTTCGGGAGTGTTCTTGGCCCGGGTGATCAACTGCTGGGACAGGACAGCGGCCTTGGGGTAGGCCGCCTGAGCCGCACGGGCATCCTCACGGGCGCGCACCGCGTCGTTGAACACGACACCCCCTGTCGCCGGGAACACCCGTTCCCCGCCTCACCCCCACGACCCGCACCGTCCGGCTCCGCCGCAACGACACCGCGGCACTCCGCGCCGCAATCACGAGATTCGCTTCACCACCGGGCTGAACTTCAGCCCGATGCACTGCGAATGAAGCTCGTTAGACGGCCCGAGTGGACAGCCCGGTTGTCACCGAATGACATTGCCTGTTCGCCGGTAGCGGCCGTACCGTCCGGATCATGCTTCCTGTGGTCGAGACGGACGAACAATGGGACAAGGTCGTCCCCGACGAGACGGTGATGCGGGCCGGGGCGGCCGACCTGTGCGCGCGCCTCGGCCTGGGCGGCGCCCCGCTGACCCGGTTCCCGGACGGCTCACAGCCGGTGTACGCGGTCGGCGACGAACTCGTCCTGAAACTGTTCCCCGGGGCCGCCGCCGAGGACGGCCGGGCCGAGGGCCGGGTCCTGTCGTACCTGCGGGGCCGGCTCCCCGTACCGACCCCGAAGGTCCACGACTTCGGGCCGTACGAGAACGGCTGGCAGTACGTCCTGATGTCCCGCCTGCCCGGCGTGAACCTCGCCCACGTCTGGGGCCATGTCCCGCGCGCCCACCGGGAGCGCCTCGTCACCGAGATCGGCGAGGCGCTGGCCGCCCTGCACGCCCTCGACCCCGCGCCCCTCGACGACATCCTCGGCCCGGAGAACTGGGGCGCGTTCCTGGACCGGCGGCGCGAACGCACGGTGGAGCAGCAGCGCGGTCACGGGCTGTCGGCGGCCTGGCTGGACCAGATCCCCGACTTCCTCGCCGCGAACCCGCTTCCCCGCACCCCGGCCCGCTCGCTGCTGCACACCGAGGTGATGCAGCAGCACTTCCTGATCGACCCGGACACCTGGCACCTGACCGGCCTCTTCGACTTCGAGCCGGCGATGATCGGCGACCGCGCGTACGACTTCGTGGGCGTCGGCCTGTTCGTCACCCGGGGCGACCCGGACCTGCTGGGCCGCCTGTCCCGCGCGTACGGCCACACCTTCGCCCTGCACCGGCTCCTCGCGTACACACTGCTGCACGTGTACAGCAACCTGCCCTGGTACATGCGCGAACTGCACGTACCCGTGGAGGGGACCTGGGAGGCGGTGGCGGAGGAGTGGTTCGGTACGGCGTGACCCGCTGGTGACCGGGTCAGCCGGCGAACGCCGGCTGGGCGACCCCCTTGCCCGCTTCCGGGACGACCAGGAGCGAGCCCGACATCGGGTGGGCGGCGGACAGGCCGACGCGGGCCGTGGTGATGTACAGATCCGTGAGGTTCGGGCCGCCGAAGGCGCAGGCCGTGGGGCGGATCGTCGGGAGGATGATCGTACGGTCCAGGGTGCCGGCCGGGGTGTAGCGGCGGACCGCTCCGCCGTCCCACAGGGCGACCCAGACGCAGCCGTCCGCGTCGACCGTCAGGCCGTCGGGGAAGCCGGCGCCCTCCTCGATCAGCGCCAACTGGCGGCGGTTGCCGACACTCTGCCCGTCGGCCGACACGTCGAAGACGTCGACGCGGCGGGTCGGGGAGTCGATGTAGTACATCAGGCGGCCGTCCGGGCTCCAGCCCGTCCCGTTGCTCACCGCGACGTCGTTCAGGACCGTCGTGGCCCCGCCGTCCCCCGTGAACCGGGACAGTGTGCCGCCGCCCGGCGCCTCGTCGTAGCGCATCGTGCCGGCCCACAGGGAGCCGTCGGGGGCCACCGCCGCGTCGTTCGCCCGGCGACCGGGGGTCGGCTCGTGGTGCAGCCAGCGGAAGCCGGTGGCTGAGTCGGCGCCGTCCCCGTCGCCGTCGTACAGGGCCACTCCGTCGCGCAGGTTCAGGACCAGGCCGCCGCCCGCGCGTGGTTTCGCCGCGCCCACGTGCTGCTCCGTCGCCATGACCGTGCGGCGGCCCGTCGACGGGTCGTAGGTGTTGACGCGGGAGCCGAGGATGTCGATCCAGATCAGCCGGGACGCCGCCGCGTCCCACGTCGGGCCCTCACCGAGGGTCGCCTGCGCCTGGACCGCCACTTCGAGGGCGGGTTCGTACGTCGTCATGCCACACTCCGGTGACCGAGGCGCTCGGAGAGTTCGGCGGCGCCCTTGGCGGCGAGCTGTTCCAGCTCCGAACGGTGGTCGTCGCTCCAGCGGATCATCGGGACGGAGATCGACAGCGCGGCGACCACCCGGCCCGTGCGGTCCTGCACCGGTGCGGCCACGCAGCTCACGTCCGGGTTCGACTCACGGTTCTCCACAGCGACACCCCGGCGGCGGATCTCCGCGAGAGCCTCACGCAGGACCGCCGGGTCGGTGATGCTGTTCGGCGTCATCGCGGGCAGCGGAACCTTGTCGGGGACCCGGGCGGAGAGCTCGTGGTCGGGGAGCGAGGCCAGCAGCATCTTGCCCACGGAAGTGCAGTGGGCGGGCAGGCGGCGGCCCGCGGCCGACACCATCCGGACCGCGTGGGTGGAGTCCACCTTGGCGATGTAGATGACGTCCGTGCCTTCGAGGATCGCGACGTGCACCGTCTCGCCGCAGTTCTCGGCGACGGACCGGGCGACCTGCAGACCCTCCGCGGCGAGGTCGAGCTGCTCGGCGTAACGGCTGCCGAGCTGGTACGGGCGCACGCCCAGGCGGTAGCGTCCCGGCTGGCCGGGGACCTGCACGATGTACGAACGGGCGGCGAGCGTCGTCACCAGTTCGTGCACGGTGGTGCGCGGCAGCTGAAGCCGGCGCACTATGTCCGGGGCGGAGAGAGTCCCGTCTCCGTCCAGGAAGAGCTCAAGAATGTCGAGAGCCCGGGTCACGGCAGGTACGAGGCGTCCCATGACGGCCCCCTCTCTTGTGTTCAGGGTGTCTACGATCTCGAGCGATACGACGACGTTCGAGATTTCAACAGACGATCGGCATGACGAACAGGGGACAGGCTAACCACAAGGGCTCGGCCGGGCAATGGGCGTGCGACGGCTTCGTTGCCGTCCGTGACTGTCCTCGCCGCCCGACAGGCGGTCCGGGCAGCTCCCGAGACATACGGGACGATGGTTCATATGTTCACGGTCATCGACTTCCAGCTGGTGCTGCTGCGCCGCATGGCGGACCACAATCCGGACCTCGTGGAAGACGCCCGGCACCAGCTGGGCGTGTCGATCGCGGACATGCGCGAGGCCAACAAACGCTGGCAGGCGATGCTGCGCTCCAAGTACGCCCGAGCCGCCGCCTCCCGGTATCGCTCGGTCCTCGGCACCGCGGAGTCGGTGACGGCGCGCAAAATCGGGGACCTGGAGTGCGAGGCCTGGCTGTGGCCGGTCCCCCTCTGGCCCGACCTGCGCTTCGAGGTGCTCGTGGCCCCGAACGGCGTGGCCTGGAACGAATGGCTGGTGCGGGCCCCGGGCGCCCCCGCCCCCGAACTCCGTACGCCGGACGATCTGCGCCCGTGGTCCTGCACGGTCGACGAGGTCGCCCGCGCCTTCGCCCCCGCCCGCCCGCTGGAGGGCACGGCCCCGACTCGCTGGGGCCTGGCGTTCACGGCGCCGGACGGGACGGGGGTACGGCGGGAGTGCGCGGCGGAGTTCACCTGGGGGCTGCTGCAGCGGGTGGCGGTCAAGGACTGAGTCTGTCGACCCCGCCGGTCACGACCGTCCCTGACGGCCGACGGCGGCCCGCAGGATGGCCTGCACGACCACCGGTACCGAGTCCGGGTGCAGATCGAGGAACAGGTTCGGCTCGATCAACTCCAGTTCCATGACCCGGGGTTCACCGTCGTCACCGAGGACCAGGTCGACCCGGGCGTACAGCAGACCGGAGTTGTCCGGCACAGCGGCCAACGCCTGTTCCGCTACGGCGAGTTCGGCCGAGGTCGGGATCCAGACCTCAAGGTCGGGATGGGCGACCTTGTCGTCGTCGTACGCCGTGCCGGGAGCCAGTACGGCCCCCTTGCGGCTGGCGTGCAGAAAGCTGCCCCCGAAGAACTGCAGGGCACGCTCCCCGGTGACGTCGATGCTCCCGACGTACGGCTGCACCATCGCGGTGAACCCCTCGGCGTGCATACGCGCGAGATGCCGTACGGCCGTCTCCCGGTCCTCGGGTGTGTAGCGGGCCGCGTAACGGGCGCCGGCGCCGGAGGTGGGCTTGACGACGTACTCGCGGTCGTCGGGAAGGCCGGGGGCGTCGCCGGGGGCCAGGTAGCTGGTCGGAACCGTGGGGACACCGGCCGCGGCCAGCTCACCGAGGTACCGCTTGTCCATGTTCCAGCGCAGGACGCCGACCGGATTCGCGACCCGCGTGAGCTTCCCGCACCGCTCCAGCCAGCCCGCGAACTCCTCCGCGCGCCAGCTGTAGTCCCAGGTGGACCGCACCACCGCGAGGTCGAAGGACGCCCAGTCGATGTCGGGGTCGTCCCAGTGGACGGCGGTCGCGTCGGCCCCGGCTGCCAGCAACTCCCGTACCAGGAGCGGAAAATCCCGGTCCTTGCTGGTACCGGGCCGGGGGTCGTAGGTGACGATCGCGATGCGGACCACGGGGACTCCCTCGATGAGGCGTGCGGTAAGGCGCGTAGAGCTGGTTCACCACTGATGGTGATTCCGGATGAAGGTTAACAAGCGCTTGACCCTCACCTTCGGTGAAGCCCCGGCATCGGTGACGGAACGAGGAACCGCGGTGCGGGCCGGCTGCGGCGCCTGACGCGGGTGCGGTGGGCGGTCGGAAGTGACCGTGAATGTGTTTCTTCCGGCAGCCGATGGTGTACGGAGGGATCGGGACGGAAGCAGTCCCTGCGATGGTTGCGACCGATGTGACGAGCCAAGGAGTACGACGCGTGTCCTCTCTCTTCCCCGGGCTGACCGACGACCCGACCGGCGCCCCGAGCGGCGCCCCGAGCGGGCGGCCCGCCCTCCGCTTCGGCGAGCGCTCGCTGACGTACGCCGAACTCGCCGCCACGGCCAGAGCCCTCGCCGACCGGATCTCCGGGGCGGGCGGCCGGGTCGCCGTCTGGGCGACGCCGACGCTGGAGACGGCCGTCGGTGTCGTGGCCGCCCTGCTGGCCGGGGTCCCGGCGGTGCCGCTCAACCCGAAGTCGGGCGAGAGCGAGTTGGGCCACATCCTGAAGGACAGCTCACCCACTCTCGTACTCACCGCGCCGGGCGCCCAACTCCCGGACGCCTTCCGCTCGTTGGAGCGCATCGAGGTCGAGGTGGCCGGCCCGGCACGTCCCCCTTCGGGAGCGCCCGGGACGGCGTACGATCCCGCCCCGGAATCCCCCGCCCTGATCGTCTACACGTCCGGCACCACCGGGCCGCCCAAGGGTGCCGTCATCCCGCGCCGGGCCGTCGCCACCACCCTGGACGCGCTCGCCGACGCCTGGCAGTGGACCGGCGAGGACGTGCTGGTGCACGGGCTTCCGCTCTTTCATGTGCACGGTCTGATTCTCGGCATCCTCGGCCCGCTGCGGCGCGGCGGCTCGGTACGGCACCTCGGGCGGTTCGGGACGGAGGGCGTCACCCGCGAGCTGAACGACGGGGCGACGATGCTGTTCGGCGTGCCGACGATGTACCACCGGATCGCGGAGGCGCTGCCCGGCGACCCGGAGCTCGCCGGGGCGCTCGGCCGGGCCCGGCTGCTCGTCTCCGGTTCCGCCGCGCTGCCCGTGCACGACCACGAGCGGATCACGGCGGCGACCGGCCGCCGGGTCGTGGAGCGCTACGGCATGACCGAGACCCTGATGAACACAAGTGTCCGCGCGGACGGGGAGGCGCGCGCGGGCACAGTCGGCGTACCGCTGCCGGGCGTCGAGCTGCGGCTCGTCGAGGAGGACGGGGCGCCCATCACGGCGTACGACGGCGAGACCGTGGGCGAGATCCAGGTGCGCGGGCCGAACCTGTTCACCGAGTACCTGAACCGGCCCGACGCCACCGCCGCCGCGTTCACCGCCGACGGCTGGTTCCGCACCGGGGACATGGCGGTGCGCGATCCCGACGGCTATGTCCGTATCGTCGGCCGCAAAGCCACCGACCTGATCAAGAGCGGCGGCTACAAGATCGGCGCGGGCGAGATCGAGAACGCGCTGCTGGAGCACGCGGGCGTACGCGAGGCCGCCGTGACCGGAGAGCCCGACGCCGACCTGGGCGAACGGATCGTCGCCTGGATCGTCCCCGCCGATCCGCAGTCCCCACCGGACGCCGACGAGTTGGCCAACCATGTCGCGGCCCGTCTCGCCCCGCACAAGCGCCCCCGGGTCGTGCGTTACCTGGACGCCCTCCCGCGCAACGACATGGGGAAGATCATGAAGCGGGCGCTGCCCAGTGACTGACCGGGCCCCCGGGCGCCTCTCCGCCCGCGAGATCATCGCCCTGCTCTGCGACAACGCCGACGCCAGTACAGACAACTCCACTGGCGGCTTCGTCGAACTGCCCTGCCCCACCCGGGAGCGCGAGCCCGACGGTCCCCTCGCCTGGCAGGGTTACGACGCCTCGCGCGCCCGCGCCACCGCCCGCACCGGCGAGGAGGAGTCCGTCGTCTGTGGCACCGCCCGTGTCGGGGGCACCCCGGCCGTACTGATCGCCTTCGAGTTCGGCTTCCTCGGCGGCTCGCTCGGCGAACGCACCGGAGACCGCCTTGAGCGCGCGTACGAGTACGCGCGCGATCACCGCCTGCCCGTCGTGCCGCTCGTCGCGACGGGCGGCAGCCGGATGCAGGAGGGCATGCTCGCGCTGACCCAGCTCCAGCGCGTGGCCCGGCAGTCGGCGCTGACCCGTGCGGCGGGCCTGCCGCAGATCGCGGTGCTCCGGGATCCGACGACCGGCGGCGGGTGGGCGACCCTGGGCGCGGGCGCCGACGTCGTGCTGGCACTGCCCGGCGCCCAGGTGGGCTTCGCGGGTTCCCGGGTCCGGCCTGCCGACGCGGACCCGGCGGCGTACACGGCCGAGGCGCAGGTGGCGGCGGGCGCGGCCGACGCGATCGTACGTCCGGAGGCGCTCCGCGAAACGCTGGCCCTGTGGCTGCGGCTGCTGAGCGCCGGTGCGATCGGCGCCGACCCGACGCGGGCCGTCCCGCCCCCGGCCCTGCTGATCACCGACGCCATCGACACCGCCAACGCTGCCGACGCCACCGGCGAGGGCCCGGCGGGGGCCGCCCCACTGGACACCGACGCCGCCGTTGCTACCGACACCGCCGGCGAGGGCCGGGCGGAGGCCCCGCATCCTCCGCCCGTCCCCCGTTCCGCGTCCCTCCCCTCCACCGGCTGGGACGCCGTCCGGCGCGCCCGGTCCCCTCGGCGTCCGCGCGCCGACGCCTACCTGGACGCCTACTTCACCCGGCGTGCCGCGATCAGCGGTGACCGCTGCGGGGGCACCGACGCCGGGATGGTGTGCGGGTTCGGTGAGCGGGCGGAGGACGGGCGGACCGTCGCGTACGCCGCGCAGCTCGGCACGGCCACCCGTCCCGCCGGCTATCGCACCGCCGCCCGGCTGATCCGCCTCGCGGACCGGCTCGGCATCCCGGTGCTGACCCTGGTGGACACCCCGGGCGCCGCCAACGACGCCGACGCCGAGCGTCAGGGCGCGGGCGCCGCGATCGCGGACCTCTTCGGCGCGGTCGCCGCCGCCCGCACGCCGGTCACCACGCTGCTGATCGGCGAGGGCGGCTCGGGCGGCGCCCTGGCCCTGGCCGCTCCCGGCAACACCTGGGCCACGCCGGACAGCTACTTCTCCGTCATCGCGCCAGAGCTGGCGGCGGCCATCCTCAAGCGCCCGGAGCGTGAGGTGGAGGCGACGGCGGACCAGCTTCGGATCCGGCCGCAGGACCTGGTGGAGCTGGGGGTGGTACGGGGCATCGTGGGCCGCCCGGCCCCCGCCCCGGACCTTCGGTGACGCCCCGCGCCCTTCAGCGGCTCCGCCAACTCCACCTTCGCGCCCTTGTTCCGCCAGGCGCAGAGTTGCCTGGAAGACATAAAGGATAAATACCCATACGGCGGCACCCCACCCGGCCCCCTACAACAGGCGCCCCACTCCCCCGCCACCGCACGATGCCAGTGGAGGCCCGCCGACCGGCGCGGCCCGTACGGTCTGCGCTCTCGGGAGGATCTGCCATGACCGTCAGTCTGGAACAGATGCGCCGCTGCCATTTCGCCGTCGACCTCGGGGCCGCGCGGACCCGCGTCTACGTCAAGGGTGAAGGGATCGTCGTCGACCAGCCGTCGGTCGCCGCCGTGAACACCAAGACCGGTGCGCTGATCGCGGTCGGGGAGTTCGCCGAGAAGATGACGGGGCGTACACCCCACTACATCCGAGTCGTGCGGCCCGTGTCCGGCGGAACCGTCGTCGACATCGAGATGGCGCAGCGCATGCTGCGGCACCTGATCGGCGACAAGGTCCGCCGCAGCCTGCGCCGCAAGCCCTTCCTGCGGGCCGCCGCCTGCTACCCGCACGACGCCGACCCGCTCGCGCAGCGCGCGGCCATCGAGACGCTCGTCGGTCTCGGCGCCCGGCGCGTCGAACTCGTGGACACGCTCGTCGCCGCCGCCGTGGGCTGCGGACTGCCCGTCGAGCAGCCCGAGGCGACCATGGTCATGGTGTGCGGCGCCGCCGCCACCCAGCTCGCCGTTCTCTCCCTCGGCTCGATCGTGACCGCCGAACGGATCCCGGTCGGGGGCGAGGCCGTCGACCACGCGATCGTGCAGCACCTGCGCCACCAGCACGAACTGATGCTGCCCAGCCAGTCCGTACGTCCGCTGCAGCTCGCCCTCTCCGGCAACGGGCTCACCGCCCACGGCCCGTCGTCCACCGAGATCCACGGCCGGGACGTCGCCACCGGCCTCGCCCGCTCCGTCCAGGTCGACACCGCCGCCGTGCGTGACGCCATCCAGACGCCGCTGACCGCCGTACTCGACGGCATCGGCAAGGTGCTGCGGGACTGCCCGCCCGATCTGGTGGCCGACCTCGCCGACCGCGGCATCATGATGGTCGGCGGCAGCGCGCTGCTCCCCGGGTTCGACCAGATGCTGCGGCAGGCCACGGGCATGCCGGTGCACATCGCCGAACGGCCGGACGTGTGCGCGGTGCAGGGCCTCGGGTACATGCTGGAGGGCCGTATCGAGCCGCTGGTACTGGATCCGCTGGCCACCTGAGACCGCCCACCCGACCCGGCGGCCCCACCATCCGCATGCCAGTCGACCCGCCCCCACCTCCCTCTCCTCCCCTGCCGTCCCGTCTCGAAGCCGTACTGGGCATCGGTTCCGATCTCGAACTGCGCACCACCCTCCAGCACATCGTGGACGGCGCGGCCGAGTTGACCGGTGCCCGGTACGCGGGGCTCGGTATGGCCGACCCCGGGCACGACGGTCTCGTGGAGGTCCGCAGGGCCGATCCGGGGCGCGCCGAACGGGAGGGCGTCGCCGCCATCGACGTACCGATCCTCGTGGAGGGCGAGGAGTTCGGGCGGCTGTATCTCGCCGAGAAACTCGACGGGTCCCCGTTCGGCGACGACGAGAGGGAGTTGCTGCGGGTGCTGGCCACACAGGCCGGCATCGCGATCGGGAACGCCCGGCTGTACGAGACCGCGCGGCAGCGGGAGCGCTGGATCGAGGGTGCCGCCGCCGTCACCACCGCGCTGCTCACCGGCAAGGCCTCCGACGACGCGCTGATGATCGTCGCGGACCGCGCCCGGCTTCTCGCCGACGCCGCCGCGGGCGTCATCCTGCAGCCGACGGCCACCGGCGGCATGGAGATCGTGACCGCCTCCACGTTCGACGACCCCGGTGACATCGTCGGGACCGTCATCGCCCCGGGCAGTCCCGTTCTCGTTCAACTCCTGGGCGGGGAGCCGGTGTTCGTCGACGACTCGGCGACCGACCCGCGGATGACGACCCCTGTACGGCACCGGTTCGGACCCAGCATGATGCTGCCGTTGCAGGCCGAGGGGAGGCTGATCGGCACGCTCGCGCTGCCGCGCCGACGCGGCGACCGCCCGTACACCGGCACGGAACGGCTCCTCGCGACGCAGTTCGCCTCACAGGCGGCCCTCGCGCTCGTCCTCGCCGACGCCCGGCGCCGCCGCGCCCGCCTCGCGGTGTACGAGGACCGCGACCGGATCGCCCGGGACCTGCACGATCTCGTCGTCCAACGGCTGTTCGCCACCGGCATGATGCTGGAGTCCACCCAGCGCCGGGCCGGCGACGACGCCGACGTGCGCGAGATCCTCGGGCACGCCGTCGACGAACTCCAGGCCACCGTCCAGGAGGTCCGGACGACCATTTTCGCCCTCCAGCAGTCCCCCGCCGACGCGCCGACAGGCTTGCGCGGCAAGGTACTTCGTGAGACGGCCGGTACGACGGCGGTACTCGGCCGCCGGCCCTCCGTCCGCTTCACCGGGCCCGTCGAGCACCGCGTCCCCTCCCCCGTCGCCGCCCGGCTCCTCACCGCCCTGCGCCGCACCCTCGCCACCGCCGTACGCCGTCCCGGTGTCACCCGCGTCGAGGTCACGGTCGACGCGACGGCGGTCCTGCCGGACGGCCGGGAAGCCGTACGGCTGACGGTCTACGTCGATGACACAACGGGCGCAGGCCCGGGTACGACGGTCATCTGGCAGGCACCGCTGGGAGACGGCACCCTGTAGAGAGGTCACGGACCGTCGACGGCGGAGGGCAGCCAGTGACTGACATCGACACGCGTGACGACATGTCCGTCGGCACTCGCGTGGGCACGTTCATGGACACCGGTATGCACACCGGCATGCATTCAGGTACGGACACCGGTATGGATACCGGCACGGGCACGCGCGTCGGGGCGCGCGTCCGCACGCGCATCGGGGTGACCGGGCACCGCTCGATCCCCGCCGCCGTTCTGCCGTCCGTCCGTACGGGCATCCGCCGGCAGTTGCGGGGCGACGAGGAACTGGAGGCTCTGAGCTGCCTCGCGGCCGGGGCCGACCAGTTGTTCGCCGACATGGCCCTGGACCGGGGCATACCCGTCACCGCCGTGATCCCCGGCATGGACTACGAGACCCACCTCGGCGACGCCGACACCCGCGCCGCATACCGCCGCATCCTCAACTCCTGCCGTACACAAGTGAATCTGCCCGAGGAGGCGACACACGAAGAGGCCTACTTCGCGGCCGGCCGCTGGATCGTCGACCACGCCGACCGGCTGGTCGCGGTATGGGACGGTCAGCCCGCACGAGGACTCGGCGGCACCGGGGACGTGGTGGCGTACGCCCGCCGCACCGGCGTTCCGGTGACGGTGCTGTGGCGACCGGGGGTGCTGCGCGGCTGAGTTCGGGGGTCAACCGCCGAACCGCACCAGCCAGTCGGTGTGCTGCGGTGAGACGACCCGCTCGGCCTCGGCCACCGCCTCAGCCCACCCCGCCTCCGTCACCGTCTTCACCATCGAGACGCGCAGTGTCTCCAGGTCCTGTTCGATGAGGGAGTGGGCATACGTCAACGGCCGGTGCCGCCGCACCTCCTGCCAGGCCACCCCGGCAGCCGCGCCGGCGCTGAGAAGCCCGGTGAGATCCCAGCCGCCGATCACGCCGAGGGCCCTGAGCACAGCCGCCAGCAGGGCGAGCCCTGTCAGGACGGCCGTGACGGAGGACCAGCGCACGGAGGCGCGATGCGACTCGGAGGCGCGGTTCTTGTACCAGACGAACTGTTCCAGCAGCCGGTCCCGGAGATAGATCTCCCGGCGAGCGGCGAACGGCTTGGCGCGCACGGCCCGCATGACCGGGGTGATCTGCCCGGTTCCACGGGCGTGGGCCCCGTTGCGGGAGTCCTCCCAGCCCACCCGTCTGAGTTCCCGGAGCCGCTCCTCCAGCCGTTCCGCGAACAGCCCGTCGGGGTCGGAGACCCGGGAGTGGAACGGCCCCCCGTGGACCATGTACTGCC
This genomic interval from Streptomyces sp. B21-083 contains the following:
- a CDS encoding phosphotransferase family protein, which produces MLPVVETDEQWDKVVPDETVMRAGAADLCARLGLGGAPLTRFPDGSQPVYAVGDELVLKLFPGAAAEDGRAEGRVLSYLRGRLPVPTPKVHDFGPYENGWQYVLMSRLPGVNLAHVWGHVPRAHRERLVTEIGEALAALHALDPAPLDDILGPENWGAFLDRRRERTVEQQRGHGLSAAWLDQIPDFLAANPLPRTPARSLLHTEVMQQHFLIDPDTWHLTGLFDFEPAMIGDRAYDFVGVGLFVTRGDPDLLGRLSRAYGHTFALHRLLAYTLLHVYSNLPWYMRELHVPVEGTWEAVAEEWFGTA
- a CDS encoding SMP-30/gluconolactonase/LRE family protein; its protein translation is MTTYEPALEVAVQAQATLGEGPTWDAAASRLIWIDILGSRVNTYDPSTGRRTVMATEQHVGAAKPRAGGGLVLNLRDGVALYDGDGDGADSATGFRWLHHEPTPGRRANDAAVAPDGSLWAGTMRYDEAPGGGTLSRFTGDGGATTVLNDVAVSNGTGWSPDGRLMYYIDSPTRRVDVFDVSADGQSVGNRRQLALIEEGAGFPDGLTVDADGCVWVALWDGGAVRRYTPAGTLDRTIILPTIRPTACAFGGPNLTDLYITTARVGLSAAHPMSGSLLVVPEAGKGVAQPAFAG
- a CDS encoding IclR family transcriptional regulator, with amino-acid sequence MGRLVPAVTRALDILELFLDGDGTLSAPDIVRRLQLPRTTVHELVTTLAARSYIVQVPGQPGRYRLGVRPYQLGSRYAEQLDLAAEGLQVARSVAENCGETVHVAILEGTDVIYIAKVDSTHAVRMVSAAGRRLPAHCTSVGKMLLASLPDHELSARVPDKVPLPAMTPNSITDPAVLREALAEIRRRGVAVENRESNPDVSCVAAPVQDRTGRVVAALSISVPMIRWSDDHRSELEQLAAKGAAELSERLGHRSVA
- a CDS encoding ATP-grasp domain-containing protein; amino-acid sequence: MVRIAIVTYDPRPGTSKDRDFPLLVRELLAAGADATAVHWDDPDIDWASFDLAVVRSTWDYSWRAEEFAGWLERCGKLTRVANPVGVLRWNMDKRYLGELAAAGVPTVPTSYLAPGDAPGLPDDREYVVKPTSGAGARYAARYTPEDRETAVRHLARMHAEGFTAMVQPYVGSIDVTGERALQFFGGSFLHASRKGAVLAPGTAYDDDKVAHPDLEVWIPTSAELAVAEQALAAVPDNSGLLYARVDLVLGDDGEPRVMELELIEPNLFLDLHPDSVPVVVQAILRAAVGRQGRS
- a CDS encoding acyl-CoA synthetase → MSSLFPGLTDDPTGAPSGAPSGRPALRFGERSLTYAELAATARALADRISGAGGRVAVWATPTLETAVGVVAALLAGVPAVPLNPKSGESELGHILKDSSPTLVLTAPGAQLPDAFRSLERIEVEVAGPARPPSGAPGTAYDPAPESPALIVYTSGTTGPPKGAVIPRRAVATTLDALADAWQWTGEDVLVHGLPLFHVHGLILGILGPLRRGGSVRHLGRFGTEGVTRELNDGATMLFGVPTMYHRIAEALPGDPELAGALGRARLLVSGSAALPVHDHERITAATGRRVVERYGMTETLMNTSVRADGEARAGTVGVPLPGVELRLVEEDGAPITAYDGETVGEIQVRGPNLFTEYLNRPDATAAAFTADGWFRTGDMAVRDPDGYVRIVGRKATDLIKSGGYKIGAGEIENALLEHAGVREAAVTGEPDADLGERIVAWIVPADPQSPPDADELANHVAARLAPHKRPRVVRYLDALPRNDMGKIMKRALPSD
- a CDS encoding carboxyl transferase domain-containing protein yields the protein MTDRAPGRLSAREIIALLCDNADASTDNSTGGFVELPCPTREREPDGPLAWQGYDASRARATARTGEEESVVCGTARVGGTPAVLIAFEFGFLGGSLGERTGDRLERAYEYARDHRLPVVPLVATGGSRMQEGMLALTQLQRVARQSALTRAAGLPQIAVLRDPTTGGGWATLGAGADVVLALPGAQVGFAGSRVRPADADPAAYTAEAQVAAGAADAIVRPEALRETLALWLRLLSAGAIGADPTRAVPPPALLITDAIDTANAADATGEGPAGAAPLDTDAAVATDTAGEGRAEAPHPPPVPRSASLPSTGWDAVRRARSPRRPRADAYLDAYFTRRAAISGDRCGGTDAGMVCGFGERAEDGRTVAYAAQLGTATRPAGYRTAARLIRLADRLGIPVLTLVDTPGAANDADAERQGAGAAIADLFGAVAAARTPVTTLLIGEGGSGGALALAAPGNTWATPDSYFSVIAPELAAAILKRPEREVEATADQLRIRPQDLVELGVVRGIVGRPAPAPDLR
- a CDS encoding rod shape-determining protein; its protein translation is MTVSLEQMRRCHFAVDLGAARTRVYVKGEGIVVDQPSVAAVNTKTGALIAVGEFAEKMTGRTPHYIRVVRPVSGGTVVDIEMAQRMLRHLIGDKVRRSLRRKPFLRAAACYPHDADPLAQRAAIETLVGLGARRVELVDTLVAAAVGCGLPVEQPEATMVMVCGAAATQLAVLSLGSIVTAERIPVGGEAVDHAIVQHLRHQHELMLPSQSVRPLQLALSGNGLTAHGPSSTEIHGRDVATGLARSVQVDTAAVRDAIQTPLTAVLDGIGKVLRDCPPDLVADLADRGIMMVGGSALLPGFDQMLRQATGMPVHIAERPDVCAVQGLGYMLEGRIEPLVLDPLAT
- a CDS encoding sensor histidine kinase is translated as MPVDPPPPPSPPLPSRLEAVLGIGSDLELRTTLQHIVDGAAELTGARYAGLGMADPGHDGLVEVRRADPGRAEREGVAAIDVPILVEGEEFGRLYLAEKLDGSPFGDDERELLRVLATQAGIAIGNARLYETARQRERWIEGAAAVTTALLTGKASDDALMIVADRARLLADAAAGVILQPTATGGMEIVTASTFDDPGDIVGTVIAPGSPVLVQLLGGEPVFVDDSATDPRMTTPVRHRFGPSMMLPLQAEGRLIGTLALPRRRGDRPYTGTERLLATQFASQAALALVLADARRRRARLAVYEDRDRIARDLHDLVVQRLFATGMMLESTQRRAGDDADVREILGHAVDELQATVQEVRTTIFALQQSPADAPTGLRGKVLRETAGTTAVLGRRPSVRFTGPVEHRVPSPVAARLLTALRRTLATAVRRPGVTRVEVTVDATAVLPDGREAVRLTVYVDDTTGAGPGTTVIWQAPLGDGTL